The Candidatus Mycolicibacterium alkanivorans genome contains a region encoding:
- the rph gene encoding ribonuclease PH produces MSRRQDGRLDDELRPVTISRGFTSHPAGSVLISFGETRVMCTASVTEGVPRWRKGSGEGWLTAEYAMLPGATHTRSDRESVKGRLGGRTQEISRLVGRSLRACIDLKALGENTIAIDCDVLQADGGTRTAAITGAYVALSDAITYLAAAGKLSDPKPLSCAIAAVSVGVVDGRVRLDLPYEEDSRAEVDMNVVATDTGTLVEIQGTGEGATFPRSTLDKMLDVALAGCETLFAIQREVLAQPYPGVLPEGPPAKKAFGS; encoded by the coding sequence GTGTCACGACGACAAGACGGCAGGCTTGACGACGAACTGCGGCCGGTGACCATCAGCCGCGGCTTCACCTCCCACCCGGCCGGTTCGGTTCTGATCAGCTTCGGTGAAACCCGGGTCATGTGCACGGCCAGCGTCACCGAGGGCGTGCCCCGCTGGCGTAAAGGCTCAGGGGAGGGCTGGCTGACCGCCGAGTACGCAATGCTGCCCGGTGCCACCCACACTCGCTCGGACCGTGAGTCGGTCAAGGGCCGCCTCGGTGGGCGCACCCAGGAGATCAGCCGGCTGGTAGGCCGCTCGCTGCGGGCCTGCATCGACCTGAAAGCGTTGGGCGAGAACACCATCGCCATCGACTGCGACGTGCTGCAGGCCGACGGCGGCACCCGCACGGCCGCGATCACCGGGGCCTACGTCGCACTGTCGGATGCCATCACCTACCTGGCCGCCGCGGGCAAACTGTCTGACCCCAAGCCGCTGTCGTGCGCGATCGCGGCGGTGAGCGTCGGCGTGGTGGACGGTCGGGTGCGCCTGGATCTGCCCTACGAGGAGGATTCACGCGCCGAGGTCGACATGAACGTGGTGGCCACCGACACCGGAACACTGGTGGAGATCCAGGGCACCGGGGAAGGTGCGACGTTCCCGCGCTCGACGCTGGACAAGATGCTCGACGTGGCGCTCGCCGGCTGCGAGACGCTGTTCGCCATCCAACGCGAGGTCCTGGCGCAGCCCTATCCCGGCGTGCTGCCCGAAGGGCCGCCGGCCAAGAAGGCGTTCGGCAGCTGA
- the rdgB gene encoding RdgB/HAM1 family non-canonical purine NTP pyrophosphatase: protein MTTVVVASRNRKKLAELRRVLDAAGVSGLTLVSLDDVPPFDEAPETGATFEENALAKARDAYAATGLATVADDSGLEVVALNGMPGVLSARWSGAHGDDVANYTLLLAQLRDVPDERRAAAFASACALVYGPGDDDSVVVRGVWPGAIAREPRGEGGFGYDPVFVPEGETRSAAQLTASEKDAVSHRGRALALLLPALRALAG, encoded by the coding sequence GTGACCACCGTTGTGGTCGCCAGCCGCAATCGCAAGAAGCTGGCCGAACTGCGCCGCGTCCTCGACGCCGCCGGCGTCTCCGGGCTGACCCTGGTGTCCCTCGACGACGTGCCGCCCTTCGACGAGGCGCCCGAGACCGGGGCGACGTTCGAGGAGAACGCGTTGGCCAAGGCGCGCGACGCCTACGCCGCCACCGGGCTGGCGACCGTCGCCGACGACTCCGGACTGGAAGTCGTGGCACTCAACGGGATGCCTGGGGTGCTCTCGGCGCGGTGGTCGGGTGCCCACGGTGACGACGTCGCCAACTACACACTGCTGCTGGCCCAGTTGCGCGACGTTCCCGACGAACGCCGCGCGGCGGCGTTCGCGTCGGCGTGCGCGCTGGTCTACGGTCCCGGTGACGACGACAGTGTGGTGGTGCGTGGGGTATGGCCCGGGGCGATCGCCCGGGAGCCGCGCGGCGAGGGGGGCTTCGGCTACGACCCGGTCTTCGTTCCCGAGGGCGAGACGCGCAGCGCCGCGCAATTGACCGCTTCAGAGAAGGACGCGGTGTCGCATCGCGGCCGAGCGCTGGCCCTTCTGCTGCCGGCGCTGCGCGCTCTGGCGGGCTGA
- a CDS encoding DUF3817 domain-containing protein yields the protein MSAPDTPEAHAQPIVPVEKLRTALNGYRVMAWTTGIWLIALCYEMVMKYIVKVDNPPSWIGVVHGWVYFIYLLFTANLAVKVRWPIAKTIGVLLAGTIPLLGIIVEQVQTRDLKARFNL from the coding sequence ATGAGCGCACCCGACACCCCGGAGGCACACGCCCAGCCGATCGTCCCGGTCGAGAAGCTCCGCACCGCCCTCAACGGCTACCGGGTCATGGCGTGGACGACCGGTATCTGGCTGATCGCGCTGTGCTACGAGATGGTGATGAAGTACATCGTGAAGGTGGACAACCCGCCGAGTTGGATCGGCGTGGTGCACGGCTGGGTGTACTTCATCTACCTGTTGTTCACCGCCAACCTCGCGGTGAAGGTCCGCTGGCCGATCGCCAAGACCATCGGCGTGCTGCTGGCCGGCACCATCCCGCTGCTGGGCATCATCGTCGAGCAGGTACAGACCCGCGACCTCAAGGCCCGGTTCAACCTCTGA
- the phoU gene encoding phosphate signaling complex protein PhoU, translating to MRTVFHEKLDELTGQLAKLCGQAGLSMKSATQALLDADLAAAEQVISDHDQMGALRATAEQAAFALLALQQPVAGDLRVVFSAIQIIGDVERMDALAVHVAKIARLRYPDHVVYGEVSDCFADMGRLAVELGESARQVLLTPDPAAAARLREEDNAMDDLYRRLFGLLMSPTWQHGVPAAVDTALLGRFYERFADHAVEVGRRVIFVATGTLPAEEDISTY from the coding sequence ATGCGGACCGTGTTTCACGAGAAACTCGATGAGCTGACTGGCCAGCTCGCTAAGCTGTGCGGCCAGGCCGGGCTGTCGATGAAGAGCGCAACCCAGGCGCTGCTCGATGCCGACCTAGCTGCAGCCGAACAGGTCATCAGCGACCACGACCAGATGGGGGCGCTGCGGGCGACAGCCGAGCAAGCCGCTTTCGCGTTGCTGGCGCTGCAACAGCCGGTGGCCGGTGACCTGCGGGTGGTCTTCAGTGCGATCCAGATCATCGGCGACGTTGAACGCATGGATGCCCTGGCGGTGCACGTCGCCAAGATCGCCCGACTGCGCTACCCCGACCACGTGGTGTACGGCGAGGTCAGTGACTGCTTCGCCGATATGGGCAGGCTCGCCGTCGAGCTCGGTGAGAGCGCCCGACAGGTTCTGCTGACCCCTGACCCAGCGGCGGCCGCCCGTCTGCGCGAAGAGGACAACGCGATGGATGACCTCTACCGCCGCCTGTTCGGCCTGCTGATGAGTCCGACTTGGCAGCACGGTGTACCCGCTGCGGTCGACACCGCGCTACTCGGGCGCTTCTACGAACGCTTCGCCGACCACGCCGTCGAGGTCGGCCGCCGCGTCATCTTCGTCGCCACCGGAACACTGCCTGCCGAGGAAGACATCTCCACCTACTGA
- the tnpA gene encoding IS200/IS605 family transposase gives MTQTTYRRKRHSVSLLHAHLVFVTKFRRKLFTDPILTFAETTMRTVCAELDVELVEFNGEADHVHVLVAYPPTLAISVLAQRLKGRTAYAVRREFTGACVRARMRGHLWSPSYFAVSCGGAPLSIIKQYIDGQARPL, from the coding sequence CTGACACAAACGACGTATCGCCGTAAACGGCACAGCGTGTCGCTGCTGCACGCCCACCTCGTCTTCGTAACCAAGTTCCGACGCAAACTGTTCACCGATCCAATACTCACCTTCGCCGAAACCACCATGCGTACCGTGTGCGCCGAGCTCGATGTCGAGTTGGTCGAGTTCAACGGTGAGGCCGACCACGTGCATGTGCTGGTCGCCTATCCGCCCACGCTGGCGATTTCCGTTCTCGCGCAGCGGCTCAAGGGCCGCACCGCGTACGCGGTGCGACGCGAATTCACCGGCGCGTGTGTTCGCGCCCGCATGCGCGGACACCTGTGGTCGCCGTCCTACTTCGCCGTCTCCTGCGGCGGCGCACCCTTATCGATCATCAAGCAATACATCGACGGCCAAGCCCGACCTCTCTGA
- a CDS encoding aquaporin → MTHTAALPRRLLSEFVGSGLLVTVVVGSGIAAAQLSPNDVGLQLLENSTATVFGLAVLILLFGPVSGAHFNPVVTASDWLLGRRAGTGIRSGDALAYAAAQITGAIAGSWLANLMFDRSVFEIATKDRITTGHLVGEVVATAGLIALIFALARTGRAALSAAAVGAYIGAAYWFTSSTSFANPAVTIGRMFSDTFAGIAPGSVPGFIGAQIIGAAVGLALIATLFPDIAADADDVVVPHEDLSDTV, encoded by the coding sequence ATGACCCACACGGCCGCTCTGCCCCGGCGTCTTCTCTCAGAGTTCGTTGGTAGCGGGTTGCTGGTCACCGTCGTGGTGGGTTCGGGCATCGCAGCTGCCCAGTTATCCCCCAACGATGTCGGGCTGCAGCTGTTGGAAAACTCGACGGCCACGGTCTTCGGGCTCGCAGTTTTGATCCTGCTGTTCGGCCCCGTTTCTGGCGCCCACTTCAATCCGGTTGTGACTGCGTCGGACTGGCTGCTGGGGCGGCGGGCTGGCACCGGGATACGCAGCGGGGACGCTCTCGCCTACGCGGCGGCCCAGATCACCGGCGCCATCGCCGGTTCGTGGCTAGCCAACCTGATGTTCGACCGCTCAGTGTTCGAGATCGCCACGAAGGATCGCATTACCACCGGTCACCTGGTCGGTGAAGTGGTAGCCACGGCTGGACTCATCGCTTTGATCTTTGCCCTGGCCCGCACCGGTCGCGCCGCACTCTCGGCTGCGGCCGTCGGCGCCTACATCGGCGCGGCCTACTGGTTTACCAGTTCCACCTCGTTCGCCAACCCTGCCGTGACGATCGGAAGAATGTTCTCCGACACCTTCGCCGGCATCGCTCCAGGGTCAGTCCCCGGCTTCATCGGTGCCCAAATCATCGGCGCCGCAGTCGGTTTGGCGCTTATCGCCACCCTGTTCCCTGATATCGCCGCCGATGCCGACGACGTCGTCGTCCCTCACGAAGACCTCAGCGACACCGTGTAA
- a CDS encoding adenylate/guanylate cyclase domain-containing protein encodes MARIIELGAAGVNELARLGSSSLLAALLARLGLLNAIEADLEPEAQVSPAEVITRGLLAGEGRYTRLEVAEQAGVDLDEARRLWRALGFPEVGDEQRVFTSADVAALTDVAGLLGADIVDGDGLVELARPLGNLMSRLAAAQTSFISEVLGARIAAGRKVEDPHLSDDLAAQALITTRELLPVLERATVYAWRRHLAAEVGRALFPDGSGLDVSAESRQAAVGFIDLTGYTRLSRNVDLTELARVLDRFETAVLDTVVAHGGRVIKNLGDEILFVINDPASAAEATMQLLDMFTVDDTLPQMHAGLAFGPVLERGGDVFGPVVNVAARLTSLARKGTIRVDQAMATELADAQQFTLSVRAPRRVRGYLQLPSYRLRRAHMP; translated from the coding sequence GTGGCGCGAATCATCGAACTCGGGGCGGCCGGGGTCAATGAACTCGCCCGGCTGGGCAGCAGCAGCCTGCTGGCGGCACTCCTGGCCCGGCTCGGGCTCCTGAACGCCATCGAGGCGGACCTCGAACCAGAAGCCCAAGTCTCCCCGGCGGAGGTGATCACCCGGGGACTGCTGGCCGGGGAGGGCCGCTATACCCGGCTGGAGGTCGCCGAACAGGCCGGTGTCGACCTCGATGAGGCGCGACGACTCTGGCGGGCATTGGGGTTTCCCGAAGTCGGTGATGAGCAGCGGGTGTTCACCAGCGCGGACGTCGCCGCCCTGACCGATGTGGCCGGACTGCTTGGCGCCGACATCGTGGACGGCGACGGGCTGGTGGAACTGGCCCGCCCCCTGGGCAATCTGATGTCACGCCTGGCGGCGGCGCAGACGAGTTTCATCTCCGAGGTGCTGGGAGCGCGAATCGCGGCCGGCCGAAAGGTTGAGGACCCACACTTGTCCGACGACCTGGCGGCCCAAGCCCTCATCACAACTCGAGAATTGTTGCCGGTGCTGGAGCGGGCCACGGTGTATGCCTGGCGTCGGCATCTGGCCGCCGAGGTGGGGCGGGCGTTGTTTCCCGACGGATCTGGCCTGGACGTCTCCGCCGAGAGCCGGCAGGCAGCGGTGGGCTTCATCGACCTGACCGGGTACACGCGGCTGTCGCGCAACGTTGACCTCACCGAGCTGGCGAGGGTGCTCGATCGGTTCGAAACGGCCGTGCTCGACACCGTCGTCGCCCACGGTGGGCGGGTGATCAAGAACCTCGGCGACGAAATCCTGTTCGTGATCAACGATCCCGCCTCAGCCGCAGAGGCTACCATGCAGTTGTTGGACATGTTCACCGTCGACGACACCCTGCCGCAGATGCACGCCGGGCTGGCGTTCGGGCCGGTGCTCGAGCGCGGTGGTGACGTGTTCGGCCCCGTGGTGAACGTCGCCGCCCGACTGACCAGCCTCGCCCGCAAAGGCACCATCCGGGTCGACCAGGCGATGGCCACAGAGCTGGCCGACGCCCAGCAGTTCACTCTGTCGGTTCGTGCGCCGCGTCGCGTGCGCGGCTACCTCCAACTCCCCAGCTACCGTCTGCGGCGAGCACACATGCCCTGA
- a CDS encoding TIGR03667 family PPOX class F420-dependent oxidoreductase, with translation MNSADDELDFRGVGGHLTETSFAAADLTHEITRKLKRDRYAWLTTVAPTGIPAPMLVWFSFDGTYVTVYTRPHASRVTHVFQHPEVSVHLESDGFGGGIVIIGGKAAVTAENVDPRDDNGFWSKYHMEAEAIGLSAAIASYSVRITVTPTTLRTTFPG, from the coding sequence GTGAACTCGGCTGACGACGAACTCGACTTCCGAGGGGTGGGCGGGCATCTGACCGAAACGTCCTTCGCGGCCGCCGATCTCACCCACGAGATCACCCGGAAGCTCAAGCGCGACCGCTACGCCTGGCTCACCACCGTGGCACCCACGGGAATACCCGCACCGATGCTGGTGTGGTTCAGCTTCGACGGCACCTACGTCACCGTCTACACCCGGCCCCATGCCAGCCGAGTAACCCATGTGTTCCAGCACCCCGAGGTGAGCGTGCACCTGGAATCCGATGGATTCGGCGGCGGTATCGTCATCATCGGCGGCAAGGCTGCAGTCACCGCTGAAAACGTCGACCCCAGGGATGACAACGGCTTCTGGTCCAAGTACCACATGGAGGCAGAAGCAATAGGCCTCAGCGCGGCGATAGCGTCCTACAGCGTGCGGATCACCGTCACGCCGACAACACTTCGGACGACCTTCCCAGGGTAG
- a CDS encoding lysylphosphatidylglycerol synthase transmembrane domain-containing protein: MRVDGREITVAGSLLQPLTRRTNDIVRLALAALFLAIVITSSLITRNDWVGLEKSVSRIVGVLTPTQSNLVYLAYGIAILALPFMILVGLIAARQWKLLGAYGAAGFIAVLSLSISGNGIAAPRWHFDLSERLSTTLSQFLDDPRWIAMLAAVLTVSGPWLPARWRRGWWTLLLAFVPIHLVVSAVVPARSLLGLAVGWFVGALVVLVVGTPALEVPLDGAVRALSRRGFVVDTLTVVRPAGHGPLELSATNDAGAHVVLEMYGPYQRGAGALRQFWRWLILRDAETAPLQASMRRAVEHRALMTIAVGDLGVANTTTMAVAALDRGWTLYAHTPPLGTPIAEAPDDGLVTSVWGSLGVLQRHQVSHGDLRFKEITVDAGKALFGGFSNSEYGASDEQLQSDIAQLLVTTTTRFGAAASVRAAVDVLGKDSVLNASRRLTKSAVPARLRKSVDDPKSVIAAARDEVKRQTGANEIKTETITRFTRKQVIQLVLLVALVYVAYPFISTVPIFISELRNANWWWALLGLAVSASTYVGAAAALWACASGVVSFRNLVIMQFANTFAATTTPAGVGGLALSTRFLQKAGLGTMRATAAVALQQAVQVITHVTLLIFFSVAAGATADLSHFAPSTTLLYLIGGVALGVLGTFLFVPKARRWLDTAIRPQLQEVSTELLDLIREPKRLAVIVLGCSTTTLGMALVLWASIEAFGGGTNFVTVTIVTMVGGTLASAAPTPGGVGAVEAALIGGLAAFGVPAAVGVPAVLLYRVLTCWLPVFAGWPIMRWLTGKDMI; this comes from the coding sequence ATGCGAGTTGACGGGCGGGAGATCACCGTTGCGGGCAGCCTGCTGCAGCCGCTGACCCGCCGGACCAACGACATCGTCCGGCTCGCGCTGGCCGCCCTGTTCCTGGCCATCGTGATCACCAGCTCACTGATCACCCGCAACGACTGGGTCGGGCTGGAAAAGTCGGTGTCGCGGATCGTGGGCGTTCTCACGCCCACCCAGTCGAATCTGGTCTACCTCGCCTACGGTATCGCGATCCTGGCGCTGCCCTTCATGATCCTGGTCGGCCTGATCGCCGCCCGGCAGTGGAAGCTGCTCGGCGCATACGGTGCGGCCGGGTTCATCGCGGTGCTCTCGCTGTCGATCTCCGGAAACGGGATCGCTGCGCCGCGCTGGCACTTCGATCTCTCCGAGCGGCTGTCGACCACGCTGTCGCAGTTCCTCGACGACCCCCGGTGGATCGCGATGCTGGCAGCGGTCCTGACCGTGTCGGGTCCATGGCTGCCGGCCCGGTGGCGACGTGGGTGGTGGACGCTACTGCTCGCGTTCGTTCCGATCCACCTCGTCGTCAGTGCGGTGGTCCCGGCCCGCTCCCTGCTCGGGCTGGCGGTGGGCTGGTTCGTGGGGGCGCTCGTCGTGCTGGTCGTGGGTACCCCGGCACTCGAGGTGCCGCTCGACGGCGCGGTGCGGGCGCTGTCCCGGCGCGGCTTCGTGGTCGACACGCTGACGGTGGTGCGCCCGGCCGGGCATGGTCCGCTGGAGTTGTCGGCCACCAACGACGCCGGTGCGCACGTGGTCCTGGAGATGTACGGCCCTTACCAACGCGGCGCCGGAGCGTTGCGGCAGTTCTGGCGCTGGCTCATCCTGCGCGACGCGGAGACCGCACCACTGCAAGCCTCGATGCGCCGCGCCGTCGAGCACCGCGCCCTGATGACCATCGCGGTCGGCGACCTCGGCGTCGCCAACACCACAACCATGGCCGTGGCCGCGCTGGATCGGGGCTGGACGTTGTACGCCCACACCCCGCCGCTGGGGACGCCGATCGCCGAAGCGCCCGACGACGGTCTGGTGACCAGCGTGTGGGGATCGCTGGGGGTGCTTCAGCGCCACCAGGTCTCGCACGGCGACCTGCGGTTCAAGGAGATCACCGTCGATGCGGGCAAGGCGCTTTTCGGCGGATTCAGCAACTCCGAGTACGGCGCGTCCGACGAGCAGCTGCAGTCCGACATCGCCCAGCTGCTGGTGACGACGACCACCCGGTTCGGGGCGGCGGCCTCGGTGCGGGCCGCCGTCGACGTGCTGGGCAAGGACAGCGTCCTCAACGCCTCACGCCGCCTCACCAAGTCGGCGGTACCGGCGCGGCTGCGCAAGTCCGTCGACGATCCCAAATCAGTCATTGCCGCAGCGCGCGACGAGGTCAAGCGGCAGACCGGTGCCAACGAGATCAAGACCGAGACCATCACCCGGTTCACCCGCAAGCAGGTCATCCAGCTGGTGCTGCTGGTGGCGCTGGTCTACGTCGCCTATCCGTTCATCAGCACCGTGCCGATCTTCATCAGCGAGCTGCGCAACGCCAACTGGTGGTGGGCTCTTCTCGGTCTGGCGGTGTCGGCCTCGACGTACGTCGGTGCAGCAGCGGCATTGTGGGCGTGTGCGTCGGGGGTGGTGAGCTTTCGCAACCTGGTCATCATGCAGTTCGCAAACACCTTTGCCGCGACCACCACCCCGGCCGGTGTCGGCGGCCTGGCGCTGAGCACCCGGTTCCTGCAGAAAGCCGGCCTGGGCACCATGCGGGCCACCGCGGCGGTCGCGTTGCAGCAAGCCGTGCAGGTGATCACGCACGTGACACTGCTGATCTTCTTCAGCGTCGCCGCCGGAGCAACAGCCGACCTGTCGCACTTCGCGCCCAGCACCACCCTGCTGTATTTGATCGGCGGCGTCGCTCTCGGGGTGCTGGGGACGTTCCTGTTCGTGCCCAAGGCACGGCGGTGGCTCGACACCGCGATCCGGCCGCAACTGCAGGAGGTCAGCACCGAACTGCTGGACCTCATCCGCGAGCCCAAGCGACTTGCCGTGATCGTACTCGGCTGCTCCACAACAACTCTCGGCATGGCACTGGTGTTGTGGGCCAGCATCGAGGCGTTTGGCGGCGGCACCAACTTCGTGACGGTCACCATCGTGACGATGGTCGGCGGCACGCTGGCCTCGGCCGCGCCTACCCCCGGTGGTGTGGGCGCGGTGGAGGCCGCACTCATCGGTGGCCTGGCGGCCTTCGGTGTGCCGGCCGCCGTCGGGGTGCCGGCGGTCCTGCTCTACCGGGTGCTGACCTGCTGGCTGCCGGTCTTCGCCGGCTGGCCGATCATGCGGTGGCTGACCGGCAAGGACATGATCTAG
- a CDS encoding chromate transporter produces MKTYLALMGMFGSLSLLSIGGGNTVLPDMHLRAVSGHHWMTNSQFADIFSISQAAPGPSILIVALVGYAAGLGVAGVAGGIAGGLLATVAMVIPAATLMYLITLSWQKAQKSKLRYAVEKGFAPLTVGLILATSLVMSKAADHDWRAYLITGVATLIFVRTTTNPLIVVGAAALLGYLGVV; encoded by the coding sequence ATGAAGACCTACCTGGCCCTGATGGGGATGTTCGGGTCGCTGTCGCTGCTGTCGATCGGCGGTGGCAACACCGTGCTGCCCGACATGCACCTGCGCGCGGTCAGCGGCCATCACTGGATGACGAACTCGCAGTTCGCCGACATCTTCTCCATCTCGCAGGCAGCCCCAGGGCCGAGCATCCTGATCGTCGCCCTCGTCGGCTACGCCGCCGGGCTCGGTGTCGCCGGGGTGGCGGGCGGGATCGCCGGTGGCCTGCTGGCAACGGTGGCGATGGTCATCCCGGCGGCGACGCTGATGTACCTGATCACGCTGTCCTGGCAGAAGGCCCAGAAGTCCAAGCTGCGCTACGCGGTGGAGAAGGGCTTCGCCCCGCTGACCGTCGGGTTGATCCTGGCCACCTCGCTGGTGATGAGCAAGGCCGCCGACCACGACTGGCGGGCCTATCTGATCACCGGCGTCGCCACGCTCATCTTCGTGCGCACCACCACCAACCCGCTGATCGTGGTCGGAGCTGCCGCGCTGCTGGGCTACCTCGGCGTCGTCTGA
- a CDS encoding chromate transporter, translated as MSEPGADLQKVSLPEIALSFNHIALASFGGGLSAWSREIVVVQKKWMTEEEFLSAMTMCRIVPGANQVNLAVFVGTKLKGMAGAVAALIGLCLVPVTIILTLGFVYFTFKEVPAVKGALHGASAAAVALTLTMVIKTGHKCLTGGMPIALSLAAFVLNGILRWPLLEVLGILAPLSLIWAWPRKTGKRAEATEA; from the coding sequence ATGAGTGAGCCGGGCGCGGACCTGCAGAAGGTGTCGCTGCCGGAGATCGCGCTGTCCTTCAACCACATTGCGCTGGCGTCGTTCGGCGGCGGGCTCTCGGCGTGGTCACGTGAGATCGTCGTCGTGCAGAAAAAATGGATGACCGAGGAGGAGTTCCTCAGCGCGATGACGATGTGCCGCATCGTCCCGGGCGCCAATCAGGTCAACCTGGCGGTGTTCGTCGGCACCAAGCTGAAGGGCATGGCGGGCGCGGTCGCCGCCCTGATCGGTCTGTGCCTGGTGCCCGTGACGATCATCCTCACGCTGGGATTCGTGTACTTCACCTTCAAGGAGGTGCCTGCGGTCAAAGGCGCGTTGCACGGCGCGTCGGCCGCCGCCGTCGCGCTCACGTTGACGATGGTGATCAAGACCGGGCACAAATGCCTGACCGGGGGGATGCCGATCGCGCTCTCCCTGGCCGCCTTCGTCCTCAACGGCATCCTGCGCTGGCCATTGCTGGAGGTCCTTGGCATCCTGGCCCCGCTCAGCCTGATCTGGGCGTGGCCCCGCAAGACCGGGAAGCGCGCCGAGGCAACCGAGGCATGA